CGGGCAGGTTGCGGCCCGCGCGGGACGGGGACGCGCCCCCGACCGCCGCGTCCCGTCCGGGTGCTCCCCGTTCCGGCGCGCCCCGTTCCGGCGCGCTCCGCCCCGGTGCGCCCTGCTCACCGCCGCCTGACACCTGTTGCGCTCCTGTCACGGCCGTCGACCGGCCAAGCCACACGCCCGGTCGTCGACCCGACCGGGCGAACCCGACACGACCCACCTAGACCTCGAGCAGCTCGACTTCCTTGTGCTTGACCAGCTCCTCGACCTGGGTCACGTACCGGTGGGTGACGTTCTCCAGCTCCTTCTCGGCGCGGGAGCCGTCGTCCTCGCCGACCTCGCCGTCCTTGACCAGGCGGTCCAGCTCTTCCTTGGCCTTGCGGCGGATGTTGCGGATGGACACCTTGGCGTCCTCGCCCTTGCCCTTGGCGACCTTGACCATCTCGCGGCGGCGCTCCTCGGACAGCTGCGGGATCACCACGCGGATGATCGAGCCGTCGTTGCTGGGGTTGACGCCCAGGTCGGAGTCGCGGATGGCCTTCTCGACCGCGTTGAGCTGCGTCGTGTCGTAGGGCTTGATGACCGCCATGCGCGCCTCCGGGATGGCGACGCTGGCCAGCTGGTTCAGGGGCGTGGGCGAACCGTAGTACTCGACGACGATGCGGGAGAACATCGAGGGGTTGGCGCGGCCGGTGCGGACCGAGGCGAGGTCCTCCTTCGCCACGGACACCGCTTTTTCCATCTTCTCCTCGGCGTCGAGGAGGGTCTCGTCGATCACGGCTGACTCCCTTGTGTGCGCTGTTCGGCTCGAATCCCAGCAGGTCTAGAAGGACGGGCGACCACCGGGGGTGCTCACCAGCGTCCCGATCTTCTCACCACGAACGGCACGCGCGATGTTCCCCTCGGTGAGGAGGTTGAACACCATGATCGGCATGTTGTTGTCCATGCACAGGCTGAACGCGGTGGCGTCCGCGACGTTCAGGCCGCGTTCGAGTACCTCCCGGTGGGTGATGTCGTCGAACATCAGCGCATCCGGGTCGATCTTCGGGTCGGCGGTGTAGATGCCGTCCACGGCCTTCGCCATCAGGACGATCTCGCAGCCGATCTCCAGCGCGCGCTGGGCGGCGGTGGTGTCGGTGGAGAAGTACGGCATGCCCGCGCCGCCGCCGAAGATCACCACGCGGCCCTTGTCGAGGTGCCGCATCGCCCGGCGGGGGATGTAGGACTCGGCGACCTGGCCCATCGTGATGGAGGTCTGCACGCGCGTGTCGATGCCGTGCTCGCGCTCCAGGAAGTCCTGGAGGGCGAGGCAGTTCATCACCGTGCCGAGCATGCCCATGTAGTCGGCGCGGCTGCGGTCCATGCCGCGCTGCTGGAGCTCCGCGCCGCGGAAGAAGTTGCCACCACCGATGACGACGGCGACCTGGACCCCCGTCCGGACGACCGCGGCGATCTGGCGGGACACCGTCTGCACGACGTCCGGGTCGACGCCGACACCGCCGCCGCCGAACATCTCGCCGCCCAGCTTGAGCATCACGCGGCGGTAGCCGGCAGCCGGCTCCTCCTCGCGGACTCCCGGGCCGTCCACCTCTGCGTTCTCTGCCTCTGGGCTCACGGGTCCTCCTCTGGACACGGCAAGGGCGGGGTCGCGACACCTGCGCGCAACCCCGCCCTCACGTGGATCAGGCCTGGCCGACCTCGAAGCGGGCGAACCGGGTCACGGTGACCCCGGCCTCGTCCAGCACGGCCTTGACGGTCTTCTTCGACTCCGTCACCGACGACTGCTCCAGGAGCACGACGTCCTTGAAGAAGCCGTTCACGCGACCCTCGACGATCTTGGGCAGCGCCGCCTCCGGCTTGCCCTCCTCGCGAGCGGTCTCCTCGGCGATGCGGCGCTCGTTGGCCACCACGTCCGCCGGGACCTCGTCACGGGTGAGGAAGCGCGGACGCATCGCGGCGATCTGCATCGCGGCGCCGCGGGCGGCCTCCTCGTTGTCACCGGTGTACTCGACGACGACGCCCACGGCGGGCGGCAGGTCGGCGGCACGGCGGTGCAGGTAGGTGGTCACGGCGCCGTCGAAGACGGCGACCTTGGCCAGCTCCAGCTTCTCGCCGATCTTGGCGGAGAACTCCTGCACGACCGCGTCGACGGCCTTGCCGTCCAGGTCGGCGGCCTTGAGGGCCTCGACGTCCGCCGGGCGGGTGGCCTTGGCGACGGCGACGATCCGGGAGGCCAGCTCCTGGAAGTCGGCGTTCTTGGCGACGAAGTCGGTCTCGCAGCGCAGCTCGACCATCACGCCGTCCTGGGCCAGGACCAGGCCGTTGGAGGTCGTGCGCTCGGCGCGCTTGCCGACGTCCTTCGCACCCTTGATGCGGAGGATCTCGACCGCCTTGTCGAAGTCGCCGTCGGCCTCCTCCAGCGCCTTCTTGCAGTCCATCATGCCTGCGGCGGTGAGCTCGCGGAGGCGCTTCACGTCAGCGGCGGTGTAGTTCGCCATCGTGCTGAATCCGTTCCTTCTGCGTATCGCGCGGGTGTCTGTGCGCGCGCCGCGCCCACCCCGTCGAGGTGGGCGCGGCGTGCGGCGGATCAGGACTGAGCGGCCTCGGTGCCCTCGGCGGGCGCGGCGGGCGCGTCGGCGGCGGGGGCGGCAGCGGCGGGCGCGTCGGCGCCGACCAGCAGCTCCTGCTCCCACTCGGCCAGCGGCTCGTCGGTGCCGACACCCGGCTCGGGCTTCTCGGCGCCGTCAGCGGCCTGGTTGCGGGCGCCGGAGCGCTGCATCAGACCGGCGGCGGCGGCCTCGGCCACGACCTTGGTCAGCAGGGCGGCGGAACGGATCGCGTCGTCGTTGCCCGGGATCGGGTAGTCGACCTCGTCCGGGTCGCAGTTCGTGTCGAGGATCGCCACGATCGGGATGTTCAGCTTGCGGGCCTCGCCGACCGCGATGTGCTCCTTCTTGGTGTCCACGATCCACACGGCGCTGGGCACCTTGGACATGTCGCGGATACCGCCGAGCGTGCGCTCCAGCTTGTCCTTCTCGCGGTTCATCATCAGGATTTCCTTCTTGGTGAAACCCTGGAAACCGCCGGTCTGCTCCATCGACTCCAGCTCCTTGAGCCGCTGGAGGCGCTTGTGCACCGTGGAGAAGTTGGTGAGCATGCCGCCCAGCCAGCGCTGGTTCACGAAGGGCATGCCGACGCGGAGGGCCTCGTTGGCGATGGCCTCCTGCGCCTGCTTCTTGGTGCCGATGAACAGGATCGACCCGCCGTGCGCGACCGTTTCCTTCACGAACTCGTAAGCCCGGTCGATGTAGGTCAGCGTCTGCTGCAGGTCGATGATGTAGATGCCGTTGCGCTCGGTGAAGATGTAGCGCTTCATCTTCGGGTTCCAGCGGCGGGTCTGGTGCCCGAAGTGCACGCCGCTGTCGAGCAGCTGCTTCATGGTGACGACGGCCATGGCCGGGTTCGCACCTCTTCGTTCGGGCGCACCGGCTCGTTCAGGCCGGCACGCGGTTCCGGTTCCTCGCGGCGGACCGGGGTGGACCGCCGCCCTGGTGCCCTTGCCGCCGCCCGAACCGGAGGGGTGTCGCATGCTTGCTCGCCACACCTCGGGACCGCCGGACTGCGTGACTCGACCACGGAAGCGGGTCGGATCTGCATTGGCACGCGAAGTCGTCCCGCGCTCACACGGGCCGCGGCACGAGTGTACGCCGATCGGCTCCGGAACACCGAACCGCCCCCGGGAGTTGTCCACAGGCCGCCGAGTTGTCCACAGCCGACGTGAAGCCACTGGTGAACCGCACCGCGGCCCAGGACCGTGGACCCGTGACTCCCACGATGCGAACGCCGCTGGTCCTGGCCTTGACAGCCCTCCTGGCCCTGTCGCCGCCCCTGCCCCCGCTCCCCGCGCCGCCGCCATGGCCG
This region of Saccharothrix longispora genomic DNA includes:
- the frr gene encoding ribosome recycling factor, with protein sequence MIDETLLDAEEKMEKAVSVAKEDLASVRTGRANPSMFSRIVVEYYGSPTPLNQLASVAIPEARMAVIKPYDTTQLNAVEKAIRDSDLGVNPSNDGSIIRVVIPQLSEERRREMVKVAKGKGEDAKVSIRNIRRKAKEELDRLVKDGEVGEDDGSRAEKELENVTHRYVTQVEELVKHKEVELLEV
- the pyrH gene encoding UMP kinase — its product is MLKLGGEMFGGGGVGVDPDVVQTVSRQIAAVVRTGVQVAVVIGGGNFFRGAELQQRGMDRSRADYMGMLGTVMNCLALQDFLEREHGIDTRVQTSITMGQVAESYIPRRAMRHLDKGRVVIFGGGAGMPYFSTDTTAAQRALEIGCEIVLMAKAVDGIYTADPKIDPDALMFDDITHREVLERGLNVADATAFSLCMDNNMPIMVFNLLTEGNIARAVRGEKIGTLVSTPGGRPSF
- the tsf gene encoding translation elongation factor Ts; this translates as MANYTAADVKRLRELTAAGMMDCKKALEEADGDFDKAVEILRIKGAKDVGKRAERTTSNGLVLAQDGVMVELRCETDFVAKNADFQELASRIVAVAKATRPADVEALKAADLDGKAVDAVVQEFSAKIGEKLELAKVAVFDGAVTTYLHRRAADLPPAVGVVVEYTGDNEEAARGAAMQIAAMRPRFLTRDEVPADVVANERRIAEETAREEGKPEAALPKIVEGRVNGFFKDVVLLEQSSVTESKKTVKAVLDEAGVTVTRFARFEVGQA
- the rpsB gene encoding 30S ribosomal protein S2, which encodes MAVVTMKQLLDSGVHFGHQTRRWNPKMKRYIFTERNGIYIIDLQQTLTYIDRAYEFVKETVAHGGSILFIGTKKQAQEAIANEALRVGMPFVNQRWLGGMLTNFSTVHKRLQRLKELESMEQTGGFQGFTKKEILMMNREKDKLERTLGGIRDMSKVPSAVWIVDTKKEHIAVGEARKLNIPIVAILDTNCDPDEVDYPIPGNDDAIRSAALLTKVVAEAAAAGLMQRSGARNQAADGAEKPEPGVGTDEPLAEWEQELLVGADAPAAAAPAADAPAAPAEGTEAAQS